A genome region from Crossiella equi includes the following:
- a CDS encoding alpha/beta hydrolase encodes MKLPLLALVPALLLAACTTTPAGPPAPTEDPALVKLRSQQLSWGACPPQAASTQQKQAFEVAGAECARLTVPLDHTKPGDKTITLGLLRLAATDRERRIGSLVFNPGGPGQSGMSHVAETGPKLREGELGKRFDLVGFDPRGVGASEPKVRCLTDAERDAQRLFQVRADAPDAVARTEAEAKSYADRCAERVGKDNLAVLGTREVAKDLDILRAALGDAKLSYVGYSYGTRIGTAYAEAYPANVRALVLDGAVDPNQDLTAQQFAQVEGFDKAFAAFAESCAKQAACALGRNPAKAEDNLDALTEPLRETPLKVGDRVLSHADAGTALTAALYAQEQWPTLNLALLALQAGQGELLLAFADAYLGRAEDGTYGNDTDLLLSVNCVDTPPLTDRAKVEAATRTLVERSRARRGGPRPDEPVAALDPCAFWPAPPTSTPHQPKADGLPRTVVVSTTGDPATPHAAGVALASALKADLVTVEATQHGTFLLRGNSCVDDPVTKYLLDPATPVGTPTCR; translated from the coding sequence GTGAAGCTTCCGCTCCTGGCGCTCGTCCCCGCGCTGCTGCTCGCCGCCTGCACCACGACCCCGGCCGGTCCGCCCGCACCCACCGAGGACCCGGCGCTGGTGAAGCTGCGGAGCCAGCAGCTGTCCTGGGGTGCCTGCCCGCCGCAGGCCGCGAGCACCCAGCAGAAGCAGGCCTTCGAGGTGGCGGGCGCGGAGTGCGCGCGCCTGACCGTGCCCCTGGACCACACCAAGCCGGGGGACAAGACGATCACCCTCGGCCTGCTGCGCCTGGCCGCGACCGACCGCGAGCGGCGGATCGGCTCGCTGGTGTTCAACCCGGGCGGCCCCGGCCAGTCCGGCATGAGCCACGTCGCCGAGACCGGCCCGAAGCTGCGCGAGGGCGAACTGGGCAAGCGGTTCGACCTGGTCGGGTTCGACCCGCGCGGGGTCGGCGCGAGCGAGCCCAAGGTCCGCTGCCTCACCGACGCCGAACGCGACGCCCAGCGGCTGTTCCAGGTGCGCGCGGACGCCCCGGACGCGGTCGCGCGCACCGAGGCCGAGGCCAAGTCCTACGCCGACCGCTGCGCCGAGCGCGTGGGCAAGGACAACCTGGCCGTGCTCGGCACCCGCGAGGTGGCCAAGGACCTCGACATCCTGCGCGCCGCCCTCGGCGACGCGAAGCTCAGCTACGTCGGCTACTCCTACGGCACCCGCATCGGCACCGCCTACGCCGAGGCCTACCCGGCCAACGTGCGCGCCCTGGTGCTCGACGGCGCGGTCGACCCGAACCAGGACCTCACCGCCCAGCAGTTCGCGCAGGTGGAGGGCTTCGACAAGGCCTTCGCCGCGTTCGCCGAGAGCTGCGCCAAGCAGGCCGCGTGCGCGCTGGGCCGCAACCCGGCCAAGGCCGAGGACAACCTGGACGCGCTCACCGAACCGCTGCGCGAGACCCCGCTCAAGGTCGGTGACCGGGTGCTCAGCCACGCTGACGCCGGTACCGCGCTGACCGCCGCCCTGTACGCCCAGGAGCAGTGGCCGACCCTCAACCTCGCGCTGCTGGCGCTGCAGGCCGGTCAGGGCGAGCTGCTGCTGGCCTTCGCCGATGCCTACCTGGGCCGGGCCGAGGACGGCACCTACGGCAACGACACCGACCTGCTGCTCTCGGTCAACTGCGTGGACACCCCGCCGCTGACCGACCGCGCCAAGGTCGAAGCCGCCACCAGGACGCTGGTCGAGCGCAGCCGCGCCCGCCGCGGCGGCCCCCGCCCGGACGAGCCGGTCGCCGCGCTGGACCCGTGCGCGTTCTGGCCCGCCCCGCCCACCAGCACCCCGCACCAGCCCAAGGCCGACGGCCTGCCGCGCACCGTCGTGGTCTCCACCACCGGCGACCCGGCCACCCCGCACGCGGCCGGTGTGGCGCTGGCCTCGGCGCTCAAGGCCGACCTGGTCACCGTCGAGGCCACCCAACACGGCACGTTCCTGCTGCGCGGCAACTCCTGCGTGGACGACCCGGTGACCAAGTACCTGCTGGATCCGGCCACCCCCGTCGGTACGCCGACCTGCCGTTGA
- a CDS encoding amidase family protein: MHRLRMVASLAGELDTCTIPSLHARMASGELTPSELTAAYLHRIRTLDRDLRSVLRTEPRALLDAAASDERHAAGAPRSPLDGIPVLLKDNIAAGTTTAGSRALRHHQPADAALVRTLRAAGAIVLGKTNLSEWANFRSTRSTSGWSALGGQTANPHVLDRTPSGSSSGSATAAAAALAQVTIGTETDGSIVSPAGMTGVVGLKPTLGLLSTAGVIPISAAQDVPGPMARHVIDVALTLDVLRGHTPTEAPIRLAEARIGLWRQAGDDLAADAVVSEAVELLRRTGATVVEVDLPHQREIADGEFPCLLAEFRRDLNAYLAACPPLPGGPRDLAELVELNRADPVELRHFGQELFEQALVEPDRGELRGRITGLARAAVDETLAAQGLHVIISPTNDPAWPVDYAQGDDFRVSSSTPAAVAGYPNVSVPAGFAGPLPVGLSFFAGHGQDDRVLGLAAAFEQVSKARRAPRYLPHLPVNDLGAAR; encoded by the coding sequence ATGCACCGCCTCCGGATGGTCGCCTCGTTAGCGGGTGAGCTGGACACGTGCACGATCCCGTCCCTGCACGCCCGCATGGCCTCCGGCGAGCTGACGCCGAGCGAGCTCACCGCCGCCTACCTGCACCGCATCCGCACCCTGGACCGCGACCTCCGGTCCGTGCTGCGCACCGAACCCCGGGCCCTGCTCGACGCCGCGGCCAGTGACGAACGCCACGCCGCCGGTGCCCCGCGCAGCCCGCTGGACGGGATCCCGGTGCTGCTCAAGGACAACATCGCCGCCGGGACCACCACCGCGGGCTCACGCGCGCTGCGCCACCACCAGCCCGCCGACGCCGCCCTGGTCCGCACCCTGCGCGCGGCCGGTGCCATCGTGCTGGGCAAGACCAACCTCTCCGAGTGGGCCAACTTCCGCTCCACGCGCTCCACCTCCGGCTGGTCCGCGCTGGGCGGCCAGACCGCCAACCCGCACGTGCTCGACCGCACGCCCTCGGGCTCCTCCTCCGGTTCGGCCACCGCCGCGGCCGCCGCGCTGGCGCAGGTCACCATCGGCACCGAGACCGACGGCTCCATCGTCAGCCCCGCGGGCATGACCGGCGTCGTGGGCCTCAAACCCACGCTCGGCCTGCTCAGCACCGCCGGGGTGATCCCGATCTCGGCCGCCCAGGACGTGCCCGGCCCGATGGCGCGGCACGTCATCGACGTCGCCCTGACCCTGGACGTGCTGCGCGGGCACACCCCCACCGAGGCGCCCATCCGGTTGGCCGAGGCCAGGATCGGCCTGTGGCGCCAGGCCGGTGACGACCTGGCCGCCGACGCCGTGGTCAGCGAGGCGGTCGAGCTGCTGCGCCGCACGGGCGCCACCGTCGTCGAGGTCGACCTGCCGCACCAGCGGGAGATCGCCGACGGCGAGTTCCCGTGCCTGCTGGCCGAGTTCCGCCGCGACCTCAACGCCTACCTGGCCGCCTGCCCACCGCTGCCGGGCGGACCGCGCGACCTGGCCGAGCTCGTCGAGCTCAACCGCGCCGACCCCGTTGAGCTGCGCCACTTCGGCCAGGAGCTGTTCGAGCAGGCCCTCGTCGAACCCGACCGCGGCGAGCTGCGCGGGCGCATCACCGGCCTGGCCCGGGCCGCCGTCGACGAAACCCTTGCCGCCCAAGGGCTGCACGTGATCATCTCGCCGACCAACGACCCGGCCTGGCCCGTCGACTACGCCCAGGGCGATGACTTCCGCGTCAGCTCCTCGACCCCGGCCGCGGTCGCGGGTTACCCGAACGTGTCAGTTCCGGCAGGATTCGCCGGACCGCTCCCGGTCGGTCTGTCCTTCTTCGCCGGGCACGGTCAGGACGACCGCGTGCTCGGCCTCGCCGCGGCCTTCGAGCAGGTCAGCAAGGCCCGTCGAGCGCCGAGATACCTCCCGCACCTCCCTGTCAACGATCTTGGAGCGGCCCGTTGA
- a CDS encoding glutamine synthetase family protein, with amino-acid sequence MDRQQEFVLRTLEERDIRFVRLWFTDVLGFLKSVAVAPAELEGAFAEGIGFDGSAIEGFARVYESDMVAKPDPSTFQVLPWENDGEPYSARMFCDIAMPDGSPCWSDPRHVLRRTLSKASEAGFTCYVHPEIEFFLLRNLTNDGTEPEPADNGGYFDQASHDTAPHFRRHAIEALEAMGISVEFSHHEGAPGQQEIDLRYADALTMADNVMTFRYVVKEVALKDGVRASFMPKPFSDQPGSGMHTHVSLFEGDRNAFYDSEDPYELSGTGKAFVAGLLKHAREISAVTNQWVNSYKRLIVGGEAPTAVCWGHANRSALVRVPMYSPGKASSRRVEIRSIDSACNPYLAYAVVIAAGLKGVREGYELPPPTEDDVWSLTESERRAAGYASLPQNLTEALTAMENSELLAETLGEGVFDYFLRNKRAEWDAYRRQVTPYELRTYLPML; translated from the coding sequence ATGGATCGTCAGCAGGAGTTCGTGCTGCGCACGCTGGAGGAACGCGACATCCGGTTCGTCCGGCTGTGGTTCACCGACGTGCTCGGCTTCCTCAAGTCGGTAGCCGTCGCCCCGGCCGAGCTGGAAGGCGCCTTCGCGGAGGGCATCGGCTTCGACGGCTCGGCGATCGAGGGCTTCGCCCGCGTGTACGAGTCGGACATGGTCGCCAAGCCCGACCCGAGCACCTTCCAGGTCCTGCCCTGGGAGAACGACGGCGAGCCCTACTCGGCGCGCATGTTCTGCGACATCGCCATGCCGGACGGCTCGCCGTGCTGGTCGGACCCCCGGCACGTGCTGCGCCGCACGCTGTCCAAGGCCAGCGAGGCCGGGTTCACCTGCTACGTGCACCCGGAGATCGAGTTCTTCCTGCTGCGCAACCTCACCAACGACGGCACCGAGCCGGAACCGGCCGACAACGGCGGCTACTTCGACCAGGCCAGCCACGACACCGCCCCGCACTTCCGCCGCCACGCCATCGAGGCGCTGGAGGCCATGGGCATCTCGGTGGAGTTCAGCCACCACGAGGGCGCGCCCGGCCAGCAGGAGATCGACCTGCGCTACGCCGACGCGCTCACCATGGCCGACAACGTCATGACCTTCCGGTACGTGGTCAAGGAGGTCGCGCTCAAGGACGGGGTGCGCGCCTCGTTCATGCCCAAGCCGTTCTCCGACCAGCCCGGCTCCGGCATGCACACCCACGTCAGCCTGTTCGAGGGCGACCGCAACGCCTTCTACGACAGCGAGGACCCCTACGAGCTCTCCGGCACCGGCAAGGCCTTCGTGGCCGGTCTGCTCAAGCACGCCCGCGAGATCAGCGCGGTCACCAACCAGTGGGTGAACTCCTACAAGCGCCTCATCGTGGGCGGCGAGGCCCCGACCGCGGTGTGCTGGGGCCACGCCAACCGCTCCGCCCTGGTCCGCGTGCCCATGTACTCCCCGGGCAAGGCCAGCTCGCGCCGGGTGGAGATCCGCAGCATCGACTCCGCCTGCAACCCCTACCTCGCCTACGCCGTGGTCATCGCGGCCGGGCTCAAGGGCGTGCGCGAGGGCTACGAGCTGCCGCCGCCCACCGAGGACGACGTGTGGTCGCTGACGGAGTCCGAGCGCCGCGCCGCCGGGTACGCCAGCCTGCCGCAGAACCTCACCGAGGCGCTGACCGCGATGGAGAACTCCGAGCTGCTCGCGGAAACCCTCGGCGAGGGCGTCTTCGACTACTTCCTGCGCAACAAGCGCGCGGAGTGGGACGCCTACCGCCGCCAGGTCACCCCGTACGAGCTGCGGACATACCTCCCGATGCTGTAG